The Shewanella japonica genome has a window encoding:
- the oleC gene encoding olefin beta-lactone synthetase, whose translation MTLPSANICQHLQHAAVHSPTELAVAVQTASSTLSYQEIDFNQLNAQSDEMAYRLNANGIKAGMKAVLMVTPSIDFFVLTFALFKAGIIPILVDPGMGVKNLKQCFEESKPDAFIGITKANIARRILGWGKGSVKQCLNVGGSRIACFLAGAKAIDDLPQNTASAPYPIAALAKDAMAAILFTSGSTGTPKGVVYSHEMFEAQIQALKHDYGIKPGERDLATFPLFSLFGPALGMASIVPAMDASKPITANPDYLFAAIEKYQCSNMFVNPALLERLGEAGESKQHKLPSVKRVISAGAPATIASIKRFSHMLSSGVEVLNSYGATESLPISMMPSSALFETTEATDNGLGICVGHPIKGVDIAIIDITENPLKQWDDNLMLDSGSIGEIVVKGPMVSRSYYHRESATAIAKISDGEHIRHRMGDVGYLDEKGQLWMCGRKAHRVDQTGTDKKRYFSIPCERVFNTHPQVKRSALVPVSINGETLPLLCIELDKGLACSDSKMLYSDLLAIAEKHSHTVGISRFLIHPDFPVDVRHNAKIFREKLAVWAQAQWKEA comes from the coding sequence ATGACTTTACCTTCGGCCAATATTTGTCAGCACCTTCAGCATGCAGCTGTTCACTCTCCAACAGAACTTGCCGTTGCCGTGCAAACGGCATCATCGACACTGTCATATCAAGAAATTGATTTTAACCAGCTAAATGCGCAATCCGATGAAATGGCTTATCGCTTAAATGCCAATGGTATTAAAGCTGGAATGAAAGCGGTATTAATGGTGACGCCCAGTATTGATTTTTTTGTACTGACGTTTGCCTTATTCAAAGCAGGAATTATTCCCATTCTGGTTGACCCTGGAATGGGCGTAAAAAACCTAAAACAATGTTTTGAAGAGTCGAAACCTGATGCTTTTATCGGTATTACGAAGGCAAATATTGCAAGGCGCATTCTTGGATGGGGTAAAGGTTCGGTTAAGCAATGCCTCAATGTGGGAGGCAGTCGGATCGCATGCTTTTTGGCAGGGGCGAAGGCGATAGATGACTTACCCCAAAATACGGCCTCTGCACCTTATCCTATTGCTGCATTGGCAAAAGATGCCATGGCGGCGATATTGTTTACCAGTGGTAGCACTGGCACCCCAAAGGGGGTGGTTTATAGTCACGAGATGTTTGAGGCTCAAATTCAAGCATTGAAACATGATTATGGCATTAAGCCTGGTGAGCGAGACCTAGCGACATTTCCGTTATTTTCATTATTTGGTCCAGCTCTTGGAATGGCATCGATTGTGCCAGCTATGGATGCCAGTAAACCGATTACCGCCAATCCTGATTACTTGTTTGCGGCAATTGAAAAATATCAATGCTCAAATATGTTTGTTAACCCAGCTTTGCTGGAGCGATTAGGTGAAGCAGGTGAGAGTAAACAGCATAAATTACCTAGCGTTAAACGCGTAATTTCAGCTGGCGCCCCAGCAACAATAGCTTCGATAAAGCGCTTCAGTCATATGCTGAGTAGCGGTGTTGAAGTGCTAAACTCTTATGGTGCTACCGAGTCGTTACCCATTAGTATGATGCCGAGTTCGGCGTTATTTGAGACCACAGAGGCAACAGATAACGGCTTAGGAATTTGTGTGGGTCACCCGATTAAAGGTGTTGATATTGCGATTATTGATATCACCGAAAACCCGCTTAAACAGTGGGATGATAACTTGATGCTCGATAGCGGTAGCATTGGTGAAATTGTGGTAAAAGGTCCCATGGTGAGTCGCAGTTATTATCATCGTGAAAGTGCAACTGCAATCGCTAAAATCTCAGATGGTGAGCATATTCGTCATAGGATGGGCGATGTTGGCTATCTTGATGAAAAAGGGCAGTTATGGATGTGTGGTCGCAAGGCGCATCGTGTTGACCAAACTGGTACAGATAAAAAACGTTATTTTTCTATTCCCTGTGAAAGAGTATTTAATACCCATCCGCAGGTTAAACGTTCTGCACTTGTTCCTGTCAGCATAAACGGTGAAACTTTGCCTTTGTTGTGTATTGAACTAGATAAAGGCCTCGCCTGTTCGGATAGTAAAATGCTCTATAGTGACCTGCTAGCAATCGCTGAAAAGCATTCTCATACTGTGGGGATCAGTCGATTCCTTATCCATCCTGATTTTCCTGTTGATGTCCGCCATAATGCAAAAATATTTCGCGAAAAGCTGGCAGTTTGGGCACAAGCACAATGGAAGGAAGCGTAA
- the oleD gene encoding 2-alkyl-3-oxoalkanoate reductase: MTSVNSAQLQLTDLLPQEQTALAALKQTANKAFVTGAGGFLGKSICKRLRAAQIEVVGFARGDYPELTAMGVEMFKGDLADYDGVVNAMEGCDLVFHVASKAGVWGTRDSYFEPNVNGTANIIRASKAHQIDRIVYTSTPSVTFAGEDEAGIDESAPYAAKFLNYYGHSKALAEKMILDANSEELKTTALRPHLIWGPEDPHLVPRVIERAKKGKLKLVGKQDKLVDTIFVDNAAFAHILAAVELSHQANCAGKAYFLSNDEPITMANMLNKILACVDIPPVEKRVPAGVAYAAGVVLEGIYGLLKKQQEPIMTRFVARQLSTSHYFDIRAAKNDFGYQALISIDEGMIRLKQSL, from the coding sequence ATGACCTCAGTAAATAGCGCTCAGCTTCAATTAACTGATTTACTGCCTCAAGAACAAACGGCATTAGCAGCACTTAAACAAACGGCAAACAAGGCATTTGTTACCGGAGCGGGCGGCTTTCTAGGTAAGAGTATTTGTAAACGTCTGCGCGCCGCGCAAATTGAGGTCGTAGGATTTGCCCGTGGTGATTACCCTGAACTCACTGCAATGGGTGTTGAGATGTTTAAAGGTGATCTTGCTGATTATGATGGGGTGGTTAACGCTATGGAAGGCTGCGATCTCGTGTTTCACGTTGCTTCAAAAGCCGGTGTTTGGGGAACTAGAGATAGTTATTTTGAACCTAACGTTAATGGCACCGCCAATATCATTAGAGCGAGTAAAGCCCATCAAATAGACCGTATTGTGTATACCAGTACCCCAAGTGTGACTTTTGCTGGTGAAGATGAAGCAGGAATTGATGAATCAGCGCCATATGCGGCTAAATTTTTAAATTATTATGGCCACTCAAAAGCGCTAGCAGAAAAGATGATTCTTGATGCAAATAGCGAAGAGCTTAAAACCACAGCATTACGACCTCATTTAATCTGGGGGCCTGAGGATCCGCACTTGGTTCCAAGGGTGATTGAGCGTGCTAAAAAAGGCAAATTAAAACTAGTAGGCAAGCAAGATAAGTTAGTTGATACGATCTTTGTCGATAATGCTGCATTTGCACATATTCTTGCCGCTGTAGAGTTAAGTCATCAAGCAAACTGTGCTGGTAAAGCCTACTTCTTGAGTAATGATGAACCAATAACAATGGCTAACATGCTCAATAAAATTTTAGCTTGTGTTGATATCCCCCCCGTTGAAAAACGAGTACCTGCAGGGGTTGCCTATGCAGCAGGAGTGGTATTAGAAGGCATATATGGCCTTTTAAAGAAACAGCAAGAACCGATAATGACACGATTCGTAGCAAGGCAATTATCAACCAGTCATTACTTTGATATTAGAGCAGCAAAAAACGATTTTGGGTATCAAGCGCTAATCAGTATTGATGAAGGCATGATAAGACTAAAGCAGTCGCTTTAG
- a CDS encoding sugar O-acetyltransferase, protein MKKQTEKQKMLAGLAYDAWDEVLLAARNQAKLVCHQFNQLSPLDNDKRQAMLKTLLNITGHCHIEANFFCDYGTNITIGDNFYANHNLVILDVCEVKIGSNVMFGPNVMLSTATHPIDPIARRNTEFGKPITIGNDVWLGGNVSVLPGITIHDNTVIGAGSVVTKDIAGNGVYAGNPCRFIKPIT, encoded by the coding sequence ATGAAAAAACAGACTGAGAAACAAAAAATGCTAGCAGGCCTGGCATATGATGCGTGGGATGAAGTGCTTCTAGCTGCAAGAAATCAGGCAAAATTAGTGTGTCATCAGTTTAATCAGCTCAGTCCATTGGATAATGATAAACGCCAAGCCATGCTAAAAACATTACTTAATATCACTGGACACTGTCATATCGAAGCAAACTTCTTCTGTGACTATGGCACTAATATCACGATCGGTGATAATTTTTATGCCAATCATAATTTGGTTATTTTAGACGTCTGTGAAGTCAAAATAGGAAGCAATGTTATGTTTGGCCCTAACGTTATGTTATCAACGGCCACACACCCGATTGATCCTATTGCACGCCGCAATACTGAATTCGGAAAGCCGATTACGATAGGAAATGATGTTTGGTTAGGCGGAAATGTTTCTGTATTGCCTGGCATTACCATTCACGATAACACTGTGATTGGTGCAGGCAGTGTTGTGACTAAAGATATCGCCGGCAATGGTGTGTATGCCGGCAACCCTTGTCGTTTTATTAAACCAATCACTTAG
- a CDS encoding trans-sulfuration enzyme family protein, whose protein sequence is MHKPWNLATLAIHAGHEKDALGALVSPLYQSATFVFDNAEQGGARFAGDEAGYIYTRLGNPTTNELERKMALLEGAEQAAACASGMAAVSASLMTHLESGDHLIASNAIYGCTFALLSSQLTRFGVETTFVDFRDLLAIEAAIQPNTKLLFCETPVNPHLQVFDLSAIVDIAKTNNLITIVDNTFMTPLLQQPINMGVDMVIHSATKYLNGHGDVIAGIVCGSEAHIHKLKYEILKDFGGVLSPHDAWLILRGIKTLDVRLQRHCDNAEILAEYLNQHQAIEKVFYPGLKSHQGHGFLGSQMKRAGGVIAFEIKGDIKQAIKFVDSLSLFTIAVSLGDAESLIQHPASMTHSPYTPEARAAAGITDNLLRISVGLENVEDLIEDISRALNMCAIDSK, encoded by the coding sequence ATGCATAAACCATGGAATTTAGCCACATTAGCCATCCACGCAGGGCACGAGAAAGATGCGCTTGGGGCGTTGGTATCGCCACTATATCAAAGTGCGACATTCGTTTTTGATAATGCAGAGCAAGGAGGAGCCCGCTTTGCGGGTGATGAAGCTGGATACATTTATACTCGTTTAGGAAACCCGACAACCAATGAGTTAGAGCGTAAAATGGCTTTGTTAGAGGGGGCTGAACAAGCAGCTGCCTGTGCGTCTGGGATGGCTGCAGTATCGGCATCGCTTATGACTCATTTGGAATCAGGTGATCATCTCATTGCCTCAAACGCGATTTACGGCTGTACTTTCGCTCTATTAAGTAGTCAGTTAACCCGTTTTGGGGTTGAAACAACCTTCGTCGATTTTAGGGATCTTTTAGCCATAGAAGCGGCCATTCAACCGAATACCAAATTATTATTTTGTGAAACCCCAGTGAACCCTCACTTACAAGTGTTCGATTTGAGCGCCATCGTCGATATCGCCAAAACCAATAACCTGATTACGATTGTCGATAACACCTTTATGACGCCATTGTTACAGCAGCCTATTAACATGGGAGTCGACATGGTCATCCACAGTGCCACAAAATATTTAAATGGTCACGGTGATGTTATTGCCGGAATAGTGTGCGGTTCTGAGGCGCATATCCACAAATTGAAGTATGAGATTTTAAAAGATTTTGGTGGCGTACTTTCGCCACATGACGCGTGGCTAATTTTGCGTGGAATAAAAACCTTAGATGTGCGATTACAAAGACATTGTGATAATGCAGAGATATTAGCTGAATACCTTAATCAGCATCAAGCTATAGAAAAGGTGTTCTATCCAGGGCTTAAGTCTCATCAAGGTCATGGGTTTCTTGGCTCACAAATGAAACGTGCGGGCGGGGTGATTGCATTTGAAATAAAAGGAGACATCAAACAGGCAATCAAATTTGTCGATAGTTTGTCACTATTTACTATTGCTGTCAGTTTAGGAGATGCAGAGTCGTTAATTCAGCATCCAGCTTCTATGACTCATTCGCCATATACCCCAGAAGCCAGAGCTGCTGCTGGCATTACCGATAATCTATTGCGTATCTCTGTCGGATTGGAAAACGTAGAAGACTTGATAGAAGATATTTCACGAGCATTGAATATGTGCGCAATCGATAGCAAATAG